TCTGGCAGTATATGGAGCCAGCTACCATTCCATGAGCTCGATGGCACATGCAGCCTTCTCTGAGGATGGGGCACTGATGGATGGCGGCATGGATCTCAACATGGAGCAGGGCATGGCAGAGTGAGTGTCCCCTGCCGCCAGCCCAGGTGAGCGGCCCCAGGGCTGGGACGCTGGGGCCCAGAAGCCCAGATAACCCAAGATGTACAGCTGTGTGCAGGTTAAAGAGGGTAAAAGGGGGCTGAACTGGGGCCCAGCTATGATCTTTGGCCCTTTCAGCCTCCCTTCTATCCACAGGCACCTTAAGGATGTGATCCTATTGACAGCTATTGTGCAAGTGCTCAGCTGCTTCTCCCTCTACATctggtccttctggcttctggtacGTGAATACAGGGAAATGGGGTGGGGCCCCCAAGAAGGGGCTAGGACATCCAAACTACTCCATTGTCCATTCCCTATATATGGCTTCAAGTCACTTTCTTTCTCCTAGGCTCCGGGCCGGGCCCTTTACCTCCTGTGGGTGAATGTGCTAGGTCCCTGGTTCACAGCAGACAGTGGTGCCCCAGCACCAGAGCACAATGAGAAACGGCAGCGTCGACAGGAACGACGGCAGATGAAACGATTATAGCCACTGGCATTGTGGACATAGGCTGCTGGGCCATGGGCAGCTCTATCAGACTGCATAGGCCCCATGCCAGGAGCAGTAAGAGCCTAGTCTAGGGGCCATAAGGAGTCTGAAGTATAGGATTTTTGAATAAACGGCTTAGAATGTGGCTAATCCCTGTGTGAGTGAGCCAGTCCtttggtatttccttccagctacaGACCCAGCCTGGTGGGGAACTTGAAAGAAGTAAAAGGCTCTCAGCTGGCTaggaaaactttattttgctccATAAATTCAGGGAGCTCCCatgcagaaacacacacacacacacacacacacacacacacacatagggcACACACAATTAATACTGCTCTGGCACTGACCCCTGGGCACAAAGTGGCCCTAGAGTTTGGGAAGAGGCCCAAAATTCTGCTCTGGTCCCTCCTCGTTCTATAGTCTCTTGCACTATAGGCCCAGGTACAGAAAGGTTTCCTGAGGGTGGCGTCTTCACACCTCCAGGCCAGGACCCTTGTTCAATCCCAGTGCCTGCACCAGGTCATCTCCAAGCCCACTCTTCAGTGTCCGTCTCACTGCAGGGACAGAGCGGGATTGGAGGGGGTTGGTGGAGTTAAGGTGGGGAGTAGGCATATGGCAGAGTACTCACAAGACTTGCGGTTGCCACGGGAACGCTTGCGTTCCCTAGCTGCTAGGGCACGAGGACTGCTCTTGGTCACTGACTGCACCAGCAGGTCCATAATCTCATCTGAAGTGTCGCTGGGTGAACCAGAGCTTGGGGTTTCTTCTGGGGATGCAGTGGAGGGCCCCACTGCTGTGGCGATGATTGGGGAGCTGCTCTGGACCATACCTGAGGGAGGCCAGATAGGGAGGTCAGGCCAAGGTGGCCCCAGAATCTATTCCCTGCAGTGGTATGGGTCCCACCTCTGCTGCGACGGCCATGTGTGGCATCCTCAGGCCTACTGATCAGCAGAGTCTTCATGCTGGCATGACTTCTGGCATCACCCTGGCCTGGCCCGCTGCTCACGGCCACTGGGATCACTGGGTTACTGGGGACCTCCCCAGTCACACCTGAGAACTTCTCTGTctagagaagagtaaagggtaaGTTGAGAGTGCAAAGAGGAAACCATTGGGGTGGCTGGTAGTCGAGATCTGGAAGGGTACCCACCTCTGTGATCATGCGTCCCCGTGTCTTATTACGCTCACGGTATGTGGCCCGCTTCTGCTGCTGCTGTAGCACCCGTTCCCTGCAAGTGCGATACTCAAGTGCAAACTCCCGCAGCGTGTGGCAGAACTGCATGATACGCACCTCTCGGGCTGCCTGCACTGTGTAGCCCAGGTACAGCAAGAAGGCATGGAACCTAGGTGGTTGGGGTGGGAAGGGGTGGTGAGTCTTGCTCAGTGTCTGTGGGATGGTGGTAGAAGTTTGCCTCTCCCTAGTCCATGTACCTACCTGTTGCAGACTCGGCGGTGCACTACCCTCAGCATGGCGACACGGCGGGCACACTGGGCCAGGAAGTGGGTTAGGCGGGCACGCAGAGCAGGGGTCAGCTCATGCTTTACCAGGCCCCTGAGACTCTCCTCAGCCGCCCAGCTCCGGCGCTCCAGCTGTCCCAGGTTCTCAGCCAGCTGCTCAAAGTCCACCTGGCAAAGCAGAGGGGTATACATGCTGCCTTGCCCCAAAGACCCTCAAACACTGCAGGAGGCTGCCTCTCCCAAGCTGGCCAGCCTGAGCCATGTGGACATAGATACCTGAGACCCAGCTTCTGCCCCCAGAAGCTTTCAGTCTAATGCAAGAGATAGATAGGTCCGTTTGCTCCGAGAGAGGAGGCGTCTTGGGAGAAGTGGCAGCTAAACAGACCCAAAGAGTGAATAGAAATGGCCAGGCCAGCAGAGGAAAGAGTGTCTCTGCTAGAAGGCAGCTCACACAAACACATGTAGCCTGAGCAAGCCCTGGCACAGCAGCCCAAATAGGGAAAAAGGagagcagccagccccagaagcaGAGCTCCCTGGTGCCTCGATCAGTCTTAGTTGAGCGTCTGGCTAGTGCTAACCTTGGCACAGCGCGTCAGGGCAGGAATTTCTGAGTAGAGGTCGGAGGAATCAGGACGGGTCTGGAGCACCAGGGAGCAGAGATGGTGCAGCAATGATTGCCGGCGCACTGTGTCCTTCACCTCCGACACCTTCTCCAGGTAGCTCAGCTCAAAACCGCTGCTCTGAAAGGACCTGTCTGAGCCAGGGCCTGGCCAGCTCCAGAGTCCTACTCCCCAGCCCCCATGTGCTCTCACTCACTTGGGAACCATTGAGGAAGTTGCCTACAGCTAGCAGCGTGGCCAGGATACAGCGGAAGGTAGCATTCTGCACCAGCTGTCCCATACCCATTTTCAGGTCGAACAGTGGCTCTGCAATTTCCTGGTGTATAAAGAAATAGGGTCTCTCAGATGACATGGTTCCCATGCTTGCCAGCCTCCCTGTAACACCCCATGACCCAGGTACCCTTTCCATGCTCTCATAGTCCAGCTTGAAGGCCCAGAGTTGTAGGCGAGCAGCCAGGCCCCCGATGGAGGCAAGGGTCAGCAAGAAGTTCTCCGCTGGGCCCAGCGGTATGTCAGGGTTGGCCAGCTGGGCCTCCTCAATCTTCTGTCGTTCCTCCTCTGTTGGCATCATGGTCAATAGCTTCTGAGGATACAGACAATACCCCATGTAGAACCCTCTGTGCAGGCCTGAGACCTCAGGCCTTGGTCTTGACCCCTCCCTAGGTTATCTGGAAGAGCCACAGGGTCTGGGGATGGCCCTATAGAAACCCAAGCCTATGTTTACCatgagagggacagaaaatgCCCACTGATTGAACAAGCGGGCCAGGCTTTCCACCTCCCTCCCACACCTATTGGGGTATTCCCACCTCGATGCCATCCTTGCTGACCGCGAACTCATCGAAACTGAGCAGGGCAGCCTTAATGACATGCACAGGTGGCAGTGTGGTTAGGCCGATGTTGATGGCATTGCTGCGCTTGGGGTCCAGCACTGTGGTCATTGTCCGGCGGCCCTCACCGGCTTTCTGTGAGGTTGGGGGAAGGGCAATATAAGACTAGGGAGAGGACTAGCTGGGGCAACAATCTAAGAGAGTACTCCAACGTCTTCCCCTAAATGGTGGGGTCACCCCAGAACTGGCATTCTGGAATGTGAAAGGCATTGGGAAGAGTTTAGATTTTAATTAGGGCTCTGCTTACGATAGAGACCTCATATGTAAGAATTTGGCTGGCCTTTGCCCTAGGTTTTTGGGAGGTACCCTCCAAATCCTAGGAATTTCTCAAGTGATGAGATGTCTTTGTATTCATGGTGGCCATGATATTATGCTACTAGATGACCTTagtcctgggggctggggggtacTGACTATaccagaaagaccaaccatgAGATCAGAGTGTTGGGACTTTCAGCCATTCAGCCCTAActccagggagaggagaaagactgCAGATTGAGTTCAACCACGTGGACATTGACTCAATCAATCATGCCTAAGTAATGAAACCTAGTAATAACTCTAGACATCAGGGCTTAGGTGAGCTTCTATGGTTGGAAATATACAGTGATGTGCTGGGAGGGTCATAAGTCCATGCGGAAAGGACACTGGAAACTTTGCCCTTGAAGCCTCCCAGACCTCGCTTCTTCTTTGTATCCTTTTtgttataataaaactataaCCTTTAAATATTGTGCTTTTCAGAGTTCTATGAGTGGTTCTAGCAAATTATCAAACCTGAACAGATTGTGGGAACCCCtaaatttgtagccagttggtcagaaATTAGGGTGGCCCTGGAACCTCTGAGCTTGCAGCTGGTATCTGAAGTGAGAGCTCTCTTCAAACACAGTGGAGAACTGTGTCTTTAACCTGTGAAGTTTGGCCTAGCTCTCACTAGTTAATAGCAGAATTACACTGCACTGGACAAGTCCCTATTCCTCTCTGCTTCAGCGTCCCCATTTAGGAAATGAGTGGCCAGCTTTAGCAGCTCAGACCCTTCATCTCTGATATTTTGCCCCCTCCACTGGGCTTACCTTGCAGATGAGGGTGGGTTTACCTTGGAGGGTAGAACGTCCTTGGCACGAGACTCAAACAGGTGTTCCAGCCGGGCTGTGTCTACTGAGACAGGCTCCAATGAGGCCCACAGAGTGGGGCAGGGCCCAAAGCGGCCCCCAGAGCCTCCATGGCTCCCAGCCAGCTTCAGCTCCCGCCAGAAAAGTTTTACAGTCTTCCTCTTGGTGGGGAGGGCTGGGCCATCAGGTGCTGAGCGGGAAAGAggggcagctgggggtgggggtgggggtgggggtggacctCCAGAGAGCAAGAGTGGTGGGGCTGGTGAGAGTGAGACCCCTTCGAtaggtgggggaggtgggggtggaggaggtgggggtCCTCCAGAGATCAGGGACAGTGGGGGTGGGACCCCTTTCCCAGCTTCCACTGGCTCCATGTTCAGCATGTCCTGGTCTTCATCTTCCCCCAGATCTGAGAAGTCCAGGTCTCCAATGCAGAGCTTGGGTGCCCGAGTAGGGAGCTCTTGGATGAGCTCAGCCTTGGGGCTTGATGGAGCCAATGGTTCTGTAGGCTCCAGCTCAAGGCTCCGCTGGGACCAGAGCAGGACCTGGGGGGCAGGGCTCTGGGGTGTTTTGGGTACAAGGGCTGGCTCTGGGGAACGCCATAGTTCTCGGGTAtctaaagagagagaagcagctgtCAGGGTTATGCTCCCTGTGAGGCAGCAGGGCAACAGGGGTGGGTTCTGCCCACCCACCTACATACCCGGGTGCCCATCGCTCTCATCAGGCATGGCTTCAGCCAGTGTCTCTGCTCGGCCCTGGGCCAGCGCAgcctgcttttctgtttctgctgcCGCCACATTCTCCAGGAACCGGGCTCTGGGGGGAGGCTTTTGTTAGTGTGGGTGTTTGAAAGTACCCCAGCCCAGGGTGGTACGCATGCCTTGCTGGATCCCTGGGCGCTGTCCCCAaatgcaggcacacacacacacacacacggacagTTCATGCACTGAGCAGACCCGGGACCTGCCCCCCAAGGCTAGCCCCTGTTCAGTCCACATCTGGGGAGTCACTACCAACCTGGCATTCCCAGGTCAACACAGAGGGAGAAGTTCTACTTACTATCTAATCTGTAGCCATGCTGCTATACACATGCACTGTCCTGATTCTAGACAAGGACCCTTAGGGCAGGGAAAGGGAATAGCTGTCCCACTGGGCAAAGCAGGCTGTCTTTCAGCATGTCTGGCAGCTTCTGAGAGTTACAGTAGATGTGGGAACCAATTAATGTCATCCAGTGTCTCCTTTCTGGCTCCTCTAGCTTCTGTCAGCACCAGCCAGGTCCCTGCCTTCACTCGGCCCCAGATTACTCCTCCAACCCTATACTACACCCCTCCTCGATCCCCACCCTGCCCTATTCCTGGACTGAGAAATAGGAGAATGGGCCCCATTTGGGGAGCCCATATCCCCAACTCTGGCCTAAGCTATTGATGAAGGCATTGCTACTGAAGCACAAGGGCCCTACAAACTGATTTCCAATGCTTAGTACTTGGGTAATGGAGGAGGCATAAGTCTGGTAGAAGAAGGGCCAAGAGTCCCCGAGCTGTGGCTTCATCAGGCACGTTGAACCCCCGCTGGGGGAAGCAATGCTGAAGCCCTGAGCACATGGCAGGCTTGGCAGGCTGGTCTCTGTACTTACTCTAGCCTGGCCTGCCCAGTAGGGGAGTGGGGGACGGGTGGGTTCTCAGGGGCCCTGGGGGAAAGGGGTGAGAGGAAGAGACGGTGATTGAAGTGTCTGTTCACACCCACACAAAGCTGAGCACTGATATCAGGGGGTACCTTCTCAGCcacaggaggaagaggagaggaataAGGGAGGCAGGACATGAGGAAATTGGAAGTGGAGGGGAGAGATTGACATGGAGCAGGACAGGGTGCAGTAAGGGACAAAGATAGAACAGAACAAGAGTAAGTTGTAGACAGTAACAGAGAAGCAGAGACTGATAAAAGTGTGGGGGTGTGTGTATAGCAGGGAGGCAAACAGATAACAAGAGACAAAGACAGGtagaaagttaaaaagaagagatgaagagaagCCGGAGAAGGAGGTCCAGTCAGAGCCGAACCTGCCCCTCAGCAGTCACTTACCAAACAGGAGCAGTTTGGTGAAGtctggaaagagagagaaagcatgcGTTTGGGCAAGAGAGGCTGAGGGCTGCTGTGGAGGGGAGCAGAGCAGGGCAGAGCTGGATACAGCTGGAGAGTGGACTTGGTTGGGGAAGTAGGAATCTCCATCTCCATACTAACTTGTAGATACTCCTCTCGCAGGTGCTGTCGGCTGAGGACGCCACTGAGATGCTGGGGAAGAGGCTCACGGAGGCCTGGAGACCAGAGGCAGCGCCCACAGGGCTGGAGGCCGCTCCTGTTGTCTGGGCAGGGCCAGTGGGGCAGGAGGTAGGGCCTATTGATGGGGCGGGGCCTGCAGGGCTGGAGGCAGGTCATTTCAGAGGGACTTGACCACACCTGGCCGACCCACCCCTGGCAGATCCACCTGTCATCTTTTGGGGAGACACATTCTTACCTGAGCTCTGGGGTGCGCGTGGGGCAGGCCCCACCTTCCAGTGATCGCCGACTCCTCTTGCCTTCCTCGGAAGAGGGCTTTCGGCGCTCCCGCCGCCCACTGGTGGCAGTGGCTTCCTCAATATCTCCATCTTCCAACCTCAGGGTGCTCTAAAGGCAGCAGGCCAGGATATAAGCCACTGGGGCCTGTGTGGGTAGGGTGGGGCATTTGGGAACCCTGTATTCCCTTCCTTGTCTCTGGTCCCCAGCCAGGCCTTGGCTGCTGGCCCACCTCATAGAGTACTAGCTGTGCTCGTAGGTCAACGTCAGTGCCTGCAGTGCCCAAGTGGCGCTGGACCAGTGCTTCCATGCCTTGCTGCTCCAGAGCATCTGTCACGTCGTAGAAGGAGTCCTGGTCTGGGAGCGCTGCCAGTGTCTAGAGGGTGGGGACCAGAGGGCAGGCTGAAACAGTCTGGCCCAGAGGTCAGGAGCCCAAAGGACTCAGAGTTGACCCTTGATCCCTAGCCCACACCTTGTTGATGAGGGTGACAGCATACACCAACAGCTCCGGGTCAGCACCATTCTTCTCCTCCAGGACAGACACCAGGTTGGCCCATGGAAGTGCTCCTGTGCCACCAAAAAGGAGTCATGGGGGGCAGGTAGGAGGGAAGGCtctgaggggtggggagggagggacagtTTCTGACCAGTGGTGCTGGCTATGGAGTTGACTGCACGGATGAACAGCGGTGCGTTGTTTTCCGAATATTCCACAAACACCAGCAGCAGCTTCAGGGCCGTCTTCACCACCAAGCGGGACTGGGGGAGGAGTTACCACATATGAGTGGGGTTTGGGCCAGGCCTCTGTCAGCAGCTGGCAGGAAGGGAAGAGGCCCTCTGGAGCTGGACCCAGAGAGGGGAGTTTGGGCAGAAGGACCTCAGCTTAGGGTCCAGGTATAGGAGTACCTTTTAGGATTTGAGGCACCTCAGCCTCACTCCAGTCCAGTTTgctttgcagaagaggaaacaggcCCAGCAAGAAGCAGTGGGAAAAGGATGCATGGCTGGGTGGAGGGCCACTCACCAGGCTGGCACACAGTGTGTACAGCCACTGCACGGTCTCACTGTGGGCTACTACTCCCAGCATCCCATCCACAAAAAGCATCAGCTGGCCTAGTGCTGGGGACATAGGGAGGGGGAGAGGTCAGTGAAGAGCCTTTGGGGGCAGGAATCATGGGGGTGTGGTGGGGCTGACCTCGGAGGATGTAGCTCTGGTAGTTGTGGTCAGCAGCAGCGCCCACACGGATCAGGCAACTCAGCCCCTCTGAGTGCACAAACTCAGGCACCAGGTCCTTATCCTCCTAGGGGTACAATGGGGAAATTTAGGGAGTTCAGGTAGCACACCCAACCCCAGCCCACCTCTGGGCCTTACCTGGAAAATCTGTTTCAATGAGAAGAGGGAGCGGCGGAGCTCAGGGCCACTGGAACCATATAATTTTTCTGCAAGGGGAGGCAGGCATGGAACCCCCAAGGGGACACAATCAGAACTCCCCTGCCCCAAAGAAAATTCATCCTAGTACTCTTGAACTTTCACATCTTTGAATTTGGGCACTGTCCCCGCCCCCTGCCCTCCACCACAACTGCAATCTAGTTATGGCATCAGCCCTAACCCTGGGAGGAGAGGTGAGGACAGGGATACCAGGGCAGGCCCGAAAGAAACTGAACCAGCTGGGCTATGATCTGGGGAGGAGGGAGGTTGCTGGGCACTTACCCAAGATGGCATTGACCCTCACAGAGAGCTGGGTCCGTAGGATCAGTGTGGGTTTCCGTCCTTTGCTGAAATCAAGCAGCCTGGTCAGCAGTTCCCAGCCCATTCTCAGGCTCTCTCCCTCCACTTCAAGGTAGCCAAAGACCTCCACATTGCCAACCCTGGCccagttcctttctcctcagctGCAACTCCAAGGTCCCAAGGGATGGCTGGACAGAAGGATTTGTGCAAGTACAGGCATCTCAAGTATGTGGGAGAGCCCCCCACTCCAATCCTAGGCAGCAGGAAATGCTAACCAGGCCTCAGGATTCCCCTGGCACAGTTTCCAGGGGGTGTCAGGAAATGAACCAAGGCCCAGGTTGGGAGAGCTGCTATCTCAACTGCTGACACCTGAGTGAAGCCCAAGTGGGGACAAGGGCAAGATTGGCCTTGCCTCCCTGGCCCCACCAGTTCTGACCTAATCTCTTGGTAGAAGCCTTCTAGCATCTCCCTCTGCTCTTCCAGGGACAGCTCGGGGTCCAGGTAGTATCCAGAAGGAGACACTTGCAGGGTGCAGTCCTCTAGCTGGGGGTAAAGGGAATAGAGAGCTGTCAGGACTGGGGCAGAGGTAATGGGGGAATCTGTTGATACCCCATGAACTCCCACTTGGACTGCTGGTGGGGAGAGGCCACTGCAGCCGTGATTCATTCAGCAATCGTTTCTCATAAACCTACTCTGTGCATAGCCCATCTATCTTCAGTGCCAGGATTTCTTGTTCTTTGTATGTGCTGAGCCCTGGCAGCACTACATTCTTTAGGTTTCAGATTAGATAATACTTTTTTGGAAAGTCTTCCTGGACTCTTCCAGCCAATGTTATGCAACCCACCCCACTCCATATGTACCCACCTTTGAGGCCTTCTAACCTACACTAGAATATCCTAGGCACTAACTCCTTCACCACTAACTATATCCTCTCTGGGTTCAGACACCAGTCTGTCTTGCTCCTTGCCATATCTGCAGAGCCTAACACAGCACTTGACACACAGCAAGTGCTTGCTATATGCTTTTTGAACTTGTTAACATGAATGAGGAAGGAAGATAGAGAAAAGATGGGAGGAAGTTCCTGTCTTCGAGGAAGTTCACAGCCCTGTGAAGGTGATAAGTTACAGTCACAAAGCATTAAAGCCCAAAGGGAAAGTGTTAAGAGCATTTGAGGTGCAGACCTGGCTGGGAGAGCTGAGTGAGCAAGTGAATGAGTAGGCATGTGAGTGCATGTGTATGTCTCCATGGGTAAGAAGATGGAGAGAAACAGGGCTGATTCATAGACTGCCCAGTGCCTCAGTCCTTTGCCTTCCCCTAGGTGGGTAACAATGGTCCCAACTGGACATCAGAGACCCCTGAAGGGTCTATTAAGAAACAGATCttaagggggtacaagggtagttcagtggtagaattctcgcctgtcatgggAGACTTAGGTTTGGTTTCCAGCCTGTGtacttcccagaaaaaaaaaaattcaaaaaatgtgctgcaataatgggacagtcacatggaaaaagaatgaaatgtgatccccaccatacagcagcatacaaaaacaaacacacaaacaaaaaacaggatcTTAGGGTCTGACCCCTTCAGTCCACAATGGGCCCCCAAACCTGCATTTGTAACAGGTAGGCACCTGCTCCATCCACAATCCGTGTCCCATATGCCCCGGGGACTTGGCTTCTCTCCACCACCACCTGGCATAGCACTTGGACCCTTGAGAAGTTTCTGTAGAGAGGCCAGAGTGACTCTGATGACTCCAGAGAGTCTAAGGGCAGCACAGTCCCTCTTCCTGACACCTTCCCCACTGCATGGCACAAGCATGCAAGGCTCAGCAAAGTCCCCTTGACTTGAGTGGCCCAGCCCTTGAAGTGCCATGGCCCATATTTGTCCTGCTGTTTAGTCAGCTGTGCTCTGCTCTAGACTACCCTTGGGTTTCTGGGAGGAAAAGGGATCTatcttctgcccctttccccaccTCTGTTTAGTGCCCCTGCTCAGGTCTCCGGGTCCAACCTGGCTCTTTGCTAGTAGTTTAGCCTGTGGGGCCCTTGGGTGACTGCCTTAGCCTGGGACATGGGACAAACACTCCAGCCTGTTCTTTGTCCCACTTCCTGCCTGGCTGCCTGCCCTCCCCTGGGTGCATTGGGCAGGGCTGGCATCTCTTCTCTCCCTGGGAGCCTAGTCATTGTCCCCAGGGCAAAGAGGAAACAGGCTCAAGAGGGAGCAGCAAGGCCCCATGGCTGGGGTACCTCATCCAGGGCTAGCTCTGCTGAGGGCAGCCCCACATTCCTCCTGACTCTGCTTCCCACAGGGTGACTCAGCAGCCTACCAACCCCACCCCGATCCATGCACAGTTGTATCTCCTGCTCCCTTGGACTGGAGAATTCTGGAACCCTAGAGAAACATGTCTCTCCCAGAGCTATACACTCCCCTCAGGGACTCCTCTACCCCCACCACCCAATCACACACATATAGagtagttcattcattcaaacattcAGGAACCAGGCTTGGTATTAAGTGCTAAAGACATACAGGGAGCAGGCACTGTTTCTGCCTTCCCTACCTTTCAGCCCAGTGGTGGAGACCAGATTGACTCAGAAAAAGctcataaataaatatagaatgaTAACTTCCAAGGGCGCTAAGAAAGGGAGGGTCAGAGTAAAGGTAAACACTGGAGACGTGATCCTGTTACAATTGGTAACTGCTTACAGGGCCCAAGTGTGCTCGCTGGCCACACACAGGCCAAAGAACCATATCTACAAAAAGGTCAGGCCCATTGGCATGGCTTTCCCTCCTGCGTGCATACCTGTGTGCTCTAGTACCTCAGGAGAGA
The genomic region above belongs to Tamandua tetradactyla isolate mTamTet1 chromosome 16, mTamTet1.pri, whole genome shotgun sequence and contains:
- the FHOD1 gene encoding FH1/FH2 domain-containing protein 1 isoform X1; the encoded protein is MAGGEDRGDGELVSVVTVRVQYLEDTDPFACANFPEPRRAPTCSLDGALPLGAQIPALHRLLGAPLKLEDCTLQVSPSGYYLDPELSLEEQREMLEGFYQEISKGRKPTLILRTQLSVRVNAILEKLYGSSGPELRRSLFSLKQIFQEDKDLVPEFVHSEGLSCLIRVGAAADHNYQSYILRALGQLMLFVDGMLGVVAHSETVQWLYTLCASLSRLVVKTALKLLLVFVEYSENNAPLFIRAVNSIASTTGALPWANLVSVLEEKNGADPELLVYAVTLINKTLAALPDQDSFYDVTDALEQQGMEALVQRHLGTAGTDVDLRAQLVLYESTLRLEDGDIEEATATSGRRERRKPSSEEGKRSRRSLEGGACPTRTPELSPAGPAPSIGPTSCPTGPAQTTGAASSPVGAASGLQASVSLFPSISVASSADSTCERSIYKARFLENVAAAETEKQAALAQGRAETLAEAMPDESDGHPDTRELWRSPEPALVPKTPQSPAPQVLLWSQRSLELEPTEPLAPSSPKAELIQELPTRAPKLCIGDLDFSDLGEDEDQDMLNMEPVEAGKGVPPPLSLISGGPPPPPPPPPPPIEGVSLSPAPPLLLSGGPPPPPPPPPAAPLSRSAPDGPALPTKRKTVKLFWRELKLAGSHGGSGGRFGPCPTLWASLEPVSVDTARLEHLFESRAKDVLPSKKAGEGRRTMTTVLDPKRSNAINIGLTTLPPVHVIKAALLSFDEFAVSKDGIEKLLTMMPTEEERQKIEEAQLANPDIPLGPAENFLLTLASIGGLAARLQLWAFKLDYESMEREIAEPLFDLKMGMGQLVQNATFRCILATLLAVGNFLNGSQSSGFELSYLEKVSEVKDTVRRQSLLHHLCSLVLQTRPDSSDLYSEIPALTRCAKVDFEQLAENLGQLERRSWAAEESLRGLVKHELTPALRARLTHFLAQCARRVAMLRVVHRRVCNRFHAFLLYLGYTVQAAREVRIMQFCHTLREFALEYRTCRERVLQQQQKRATYRERNKTRGRMITETEKFSGVTGEVPSNPVIPVAVSSGPGQGDARSHASMKTLLISRPEDATHGRRSRGMVQSSSPIIATAVGPSTASPEETPSSGSPSDTSDEIMDLLVQSVTKSSPRALAARERKRSRGNRKSLRRTLKSGLGDDLVQALGLNKGPGLEV
- the FHOD1 gene encoding FH1/FH2 domain-containing protein 1 isoform X2, which produces MGHGLWMEQLEDCTLQVSPSGYYLDPELSLEEQREMLEGFYQEISKGRKPTLILRTQLSVRVNAILEKLYGSSGPELRRSLFSLKQIFQEDKDLVPEFVHSEGLSCLIRVGAAADHNYQSYILRALGQLMLFVDGMLGVVAHSETVQWLYTLCASLSRLVVKTALKLLLVFVEYSENNAPLFIRAVNSIASTTGALPWANLVSVLEEKNGADPELLVYAVTLINKTLAALPDQDSFYDVTDALEQQGMEALVQRHLGTAGTDVDLRAQLVLYESTLRLEDGDIEEATATSGRRERRKPSSEEGKRSRRSLEGGACPTRTPELSPAGPAPSIGPTSCPTGPAQTTGAASSPVGAASGLQASVSLFPSISVASSADSTCERSIYKARFLENVAAAETEKQAALAQGRAETLAEAMPDESDGHPDTRELWRSPEPALVPKTPQSPAPQVLLWSQRSLELEPTEPLAPSSPKAELIQELPTRAPKLCIGDLDFSDLGEDEDQDMLNMEPVEAGKGVPPPLSLISGGPPPPPPPPPPPIEGVSLSPAPPLLLSGGPPPPPPPPPAAPLSRSAPDGPALPTKRKTVKLFWRELKLAGSHGGSGGRFGPCPTLWASLEPVSVDTARLEHLFESRAKDVLPSKKAGEGRRTMTTVLDPKRSNAINIGLTTLPPVHVIKAALLSFDEFAVSKDGIEKLLTMMPTEEERQKIEEAQLANPDIPLGPAENFLLTLASIGGLAARLQLWAFKLDYESMEREIAEPLFDLKMGMGQLVQNATFRCILATLLAVGNFLNGSQSSGFELSYLEKVSEVKDTVRRQSLLHHLCSLVLQTRPDSSDLYSEIPALTRCAKVDFEQLAENLGQLERRSWAAEESLRGLVKHELTPALRARLTHFLAQCARRVAMLRVVHRRVCNRFHAFLLYLGYTVQAAREVRIMQFCHTLREFALEYRTCRERVLQQQQKRATYRERNKTRGRMITETEKFSGVTGEVPSNPVIPVAVSSGPGQGDARSHASMKTLLISRPEDATHGRRSRGMVQSSSPIIATAVGPSTASPEETPSSGSPSDTSDEIMDLLVQSVTKSSPRALAARERKRSRGNRKSLRRTLKSGLGDDLVQALGLNKGPGLEV
- the FHOD1 gene encoding FH1/FH2 domain-containing protein 1 isoform X4, encoding MLEGFYQEISKGRKPTLILRTQLSVRVNAILEKLYGSSGPELRRSLFSLKQIFQEDKDLVPEFVHSEGLSCLIRVGAAADHNYQSYILRALGQLMLFVDGMLGVVAHSETVQWLYTLCASLSRLVVKTALKLLLVFVEYSENNAPLFIRAVNSIASTTGALPWANLVSVLEEKNGADPELLVYAVTLINKTLAALPDQDSFYDVTDALEQQGMEALVQRHLGTAGTDVDLRAQLVLYESTLRLEDGDIEEATATSGRRERRKPSSEEGKRSRRSLEGGACPTRTPELSPAGPAPSIGPTSCPTGPAQTTGAASSPVGAASGLQASVSLFPSISVASSADSTCERSIYKARFLENVAAAETEKQAALAQGRAETLAEAMPDESDGHPDTRELWRSPEPALVPKTPQSPAPQVLLWSQRSLELEPTEPLAPSSPKAELIQELPTRAPKLCIGDLDFSDLGEDEDQDMLNMEPVEAGKGVPPPLSLISGGPPPPPPPPPPPIEGVSLSPAPPLLLSGGPPPPPPPPPAAPLSRSAPDGPALPTKRKTVKLFWRELKLAGSHGGSGGRFGPCPTLWASLEPVSVDTARLEHLFESRAKDVLPSKKAGEGRRTMTTVLDPKRSNAINIGLTTLPPVHVIKAALLSFDEFAVSKDGIEKLLTMMPTEEERQKIEEAQLANPDIPLGPAENFLLTLASIGGLAARLQLWAFKLDYESMEREIAEPLFDLKMGMGQLVQNATFRCILATLLAVGNFLNGSQSSGFELSYLEKVSEVKDTVRRQSLLHHLCSLVLQTRPDSSDLYSEIPALTRCAKVDFEQLAENLGQLERRSWAAEESLRGLVKHELTPALRARLTHFLAQCARRVAMLRVVHRRVCNRFHAFLLYLGYTVQAAREVRIMQFCHTLREFALEYRTCRERVLQQQQKRATYRERNKTRGRMITETEKFSGVTGEVPSNPVIPVAVSSGPGQGDARSHASMKTLLISRPEDATHGRRSRGMVQSSSPIIATAVGPSTASPEETPSSGSPSDTSDEIMDLLVQSVTKSSPRALAARERKRSRGNRKSLRRTLKSGLGDDLVQALGLNKGPGLEV